In Vespula vulgaris chromosome 7, iyVesVulg1.1, whole genome shotgun sequence, a single window of DNA contains:
- the LOC127064982 gene encoding ran GTPase-activating protein 1 — protein sequence MSSFNLSELKDVLKDNTEKTGVSFAGKFLKLDSEKDAIEVVKAIEECPCLEFFNLEGNTLGPLAAKAIAEALKKNGAALKRALWKDMFTSRSKEEIPKALEYLGASLSTAGAQLTELELSDNAFGPIGIKGLADFLTSSTCYSLRELHLNNNGLGIFGGKMLAKALLDCCQNSSRDGTQLALKVFDVGRNRLENEGAEALASVFKKLTTLEEVAMPQNSITHPGIIALAKGLSANPKLRVLNLNDNTVGPQGAQALANILPNFHALEHLNLGDCLLKTEGSLILAAALGIKGNHPSLMELNLSFNEIHTRAAAPIAQAMADKKQLTSLHLDGNSFGTDGRAILRKCLTNFERIDSLGTLSEDESDEDEEEGEDEEEDEDENEDEDEDEEEDEDEDEDVNEDYTNDNGAIIIKKIEKKVTVTDFLKSPTEEKLLLLQYENAQPFVEYVKDLVKDSDTQSEFKFTEEFIKMIMNVSALCGSGFFDVRIKAETLTDILYAELFAFAVKYNQITILNNSLLVNLGLIKSEDKTTGKIDWNLEGCFKALEKISQKEYFLQQTRDTLKLFLEKPVIISHAKVIDPFQDAKVALGFVLNCIQTT from the exons ATGTCTTCGTTCAACTTAAGCGAATTAAAAGATGTTTTAAAGGATAATACTGAAAAAACTGGTGTTTCTTTTGCAGGAAAATTTCTCAAACTTGATTCTGAAAAAGatg CAATAGAAGTGGTTAAAGCGATAGAAGAATGTCCATGTTTAGAATTCTTCAATTTAGAAGGGAACACATTAGGGCCTCTTGCGGCAAAAGCTATAGCTGAagctttaaagaaaaatggagcTGCTTTGAAAAGAGCTCTTTGGAAAGATATGTTTACTAGTCGttctaaagaagaaattcCTAAAGCGTTGGAATACCTTGGCGCTTCTTTGTCTACTGCTGGTGCACAACTTACCGAGTTAGAGTTGAGTGATAATGCTTTTGGTCCAATTGGTATTAAAGGATTAGCAGATTTTTTAACTTCAAGTACATGTTATTCCCTTCGtgaattacatttaaataacaatGGACTTGGTATATTCGGAGGTAAAATGTTAGCTAAAGCTTTATTGGACTGTTGTCAGAATAGTTCACGTGATG gAACACAATTAGCATTGAAAGTATTTGATGTTGGAAGAAATCGATTGGAAAATGAAGGTGCCGAAGCTTTGGCATCTGTTTTTAAAAAGTTAACTACTTTAGAGGAGGTTGCAATGCCTCAAAATAGTATAACTCATCCAGGGATTATAGCACTTGCTAAAGGTTTATCTGCTAATCCAAAATTACGTGTCCTAAATCTTAATGATAATACAGTAGGACCTCAAGGAGCTCAAGCTCTTGCCAATATTTTACCAAACTTTCATGCTCTTGAACATCTTAATCTTGGAGATTGTTTGTTAAAAACAGAAGGTAGTTTAATATTAGCAGCAGCTTTGGGAATTAAAGGGAATCATCCTTCCCTTATGGAGTTAAACTTAAGTTTTAATGAAATCCATACAAGGGCAGCTGCCCCAATTGCTCAAGCAATGGCTGATAAGAAACAACTGACTAGTTTACATTTAGATGGCAATTCATTTGGAACAGATGGTCGTGCTATTTTGCGTAAATGTCTTACAAATTTCGAACGTATTGATTCGTTAGGTACATTAAGTGAAGATGAAAgtgatgaagatgaagaagaaggtgaggatgaggaagaggatgaggatgaaaacgaagatgaggatgaagatgaggaggaagatgaagatgaggatgaggatgtgAATGAAGATTATACAAATGACAATGGtgctataataataaaaaaaattgaaaagaaagtaaCTGTAACCGATTTCTTAAAATCTCcaacagaagaaaaattattattgttacaatATGAGAATGCACAGCCTTTTGTTGAGTATGTAAAG gaTTTAGTAAAAGATAGTGATACACAATCAGAATTCAAGTTCACTgaggaatttataaaaatgattatgaaTGTTTCTGCTCTGTGTGGAAGTGGATTTTTTGATGTAAGAATAAAAGCAGAAACGCTTACAGATATTCTATATGCAGAGCTTTTTGCATTTGCTGtgaaatataatcaaattacaattttgaataattcttTACTTGTAAACTTAGGTTTAATAAAG AGTGAAGATAAAACTACTGGAAAAATTGATTGGAATTTAGAAGGTTGTTTTAAAGCATTGGAGAAAATCAGCCAAAAAGAGTATTTTTTGCAACAAACAAGGGATACATTAAAGCTGTTTTTAGAAAAACCAGTGATAATTAGCCACGCAAAAGTAATAGATCCTTTCCAAGATGCAAAGGTTGCTCTCGGATTTGTATTAAATTGTATTCAAACAACATAA
- the LOC127065094 gene encoding phosphatidylserine lipase ABHD16A → MSLMKILFYYTFGPRLFKIYEVTTTGRLIDKSYEPKVLERWSDRVIISFSAVWSISSYAFMSAAIFMYLHSYSVMDITYHISKFAASAGIILIASLAARGCSRANNANYSKFLKTLRNCHTNYNITTKQELCKYDFEFCSWPVEFAVTTLQGEKNRKKLRLEEIKSNNGIRVALSCIIAYTFAIKLIYPGSISVINWALHSVLLKGRIDLIKQGGERFKLVTCDGNVIDTMFIDQRKKTTNGDILVITCEGNCGFYETGIISTPLNKGYSVLGWNHPGFGGSTGEPHPVQEENAIDCIMQFAKHQLMFPERKIILYGWSIGGYTATWAAMNYPSIHSLILDATFDDILPLAIMTMPLLKGIVQHVIRLHFNLNIAEQLNRYDGTVLLIRRTNDEIVCSPANILSGNRGNMLLTKLLLRRYPYLFSEDSDSLGVLNKFLSANVDTRRLIVEALEINEKHCSELITMENPENNEKISYPCNLGQDCDIKTKQQLTIFLATVYMKDQPSSHCTPLSVELFQPGWDPASAISM, encoded by the exons atgtcgttaatgaaaatattgttttactACACTTTTGGGCCAcgtctttttaaaatttacgaAGTCACGACAACTGGACGACTTATTGAT AAATCATATGAACCAAAAGTATTAGAACGATGGAGTGATCGGGTAATAATTTCG TTTAGTGCAGTATGGTCTATAAGTTCTTATGCCTTTATGTCTGCTgctatatttatgtatctgcATAGCTATTCTGTGATGGATATAACATATCATATAAGTAAATTTGCAGCCAGTGCAggtataattttaattgcttCACTAGCAGCACGTGGTTGCTCCAGAGCTAATAATGCAAACTATTCAAAATTCTTAAAAACATTAAGGAATTGTcatacaaattataatataacaacaAAACAAGAGTTATGCAAATATGATTTTGAATTTTGTTCTTGGCCTGTAGAATTTGCAGTTACTACCTTACAAGG agaaaagaacagaaaaaagttaagactagaagaaataaaatctaataatgGAATAAGAGTAGCCTTGTCTTGCATTATAGCATATACTTTTGctatcaaattaatttatccTGGTAGTATTTCTGTTATTAATTGGGCATTAC ATTCAGTGTTATTGAAAGGTAGAATAGATTTGATAAAACAGGGAGGAGAAAGATTTAAATTGGTAACTTGTGATGGAAATGTAATTGATACAATGTTTATTGATCAGaggaaaaa aaccACTAATGGTGACATACTTGTCATCACATGCGAAGGAAATTGTGGGTTTTATGAAACTGGTATTATATCAACCCCATTAAACAAAGGCTATTCAGTTTTAGGATGGAATCATCCAGGTTTTGGTGGCAGTACT GGTGAACCGCATCCAGTACAAGAGGAAAATGCTATTGATTGTATAATGCAATTTGCAAAACATCAATTAATGTTTcctgagagaaaaataatactttatgGATGGAGTATCGGTGGATATACAGCCACTTGGGCTGCTATGAATTATCCATCTATTCATAGCTtg ATACTAGATGCTACATTTGATGACATACTTCCATTAGCCATTATGACAATGCCTTTATTGAAAGGAATAGTGCAACATGTTATCagattacattttaatttaaatatagcaGAACAATTAAATAG gTATGATGGGACAGTATTGTTAATAAGAAGAACGAATGATGAAATTGTCTGTAGTCCTGCTAATATTTTATCTGGAAATCGTGGTAACATGTTGCTTACAAAGCTATTATTAAGACGTTATCCATATCTATTCTCAGAAGATTCTGATTCATTAggtgttttaaataaatttctttctgcGAATGTTGATACAAGAA gATTGATAGTAGAGGCACTTGAAATTAACGAAAAACATTGTTCCGAATTAATAACAATGGAGAATCcagaaaataatgagaaaatatcTTACCCTTGTAATCTTGGTCAGGATTGTGATATAAAAACCAAACAACAACTCACTATCTTCTTg gCAACTGTGTATATGAAGGATCAACCATCATCACATTGCACTCCCTTATCCGTAGAGCTTTTCCAACCTGGATGGGATCCGGCGTCAGCAATTTCTATGTAA
- the LOC127065095 gene encoding CXXC-type zinc finger protein 1 has translation MGEKRQNSLSKEEIAKQFMLPERKSKIATLLKQDGQAYCICRSSDSSRFMIGCDACEEWYHGDCINITEKDAKHIKQFFCIRCKEEDPTLITRYKPRKTDQEDRKHKKYKEKERAHRYEYDAPWDPTLVKKSSKRCGECTGCLRTENCGKCDACRHLKKFGPSVRLKLRCIQRTCRVLGDPLKPSKSFTKASKFNKKRRRDSSNERIEYLEAPRQCYGPACTKQSRPGSKYCSDECGLKLATNRIYQVLPQRIQEWSLTPCIAEQNNRRALESVRKQQHDVRRILQELDKRHAELDRIIERAKHASIDPQTEVDDNDDTEMSMYCITCGHEIHSRTAIKHMEKCFNKYESQASFGSIFKTRIEGQVMFCDFYNPVNRTYCKRLRVLCPEHCKDPKISETEVCGCPLVTNVFDATGEFCRAPKKSCVKHYVWEKLRRAEIDMERVRQWLKIDELVEQERQIRSNMATRAGVLALMLHSTYNHELMEQMTQEQSREQLEAMEEELQRRYNLHQKKSIEQEA, from the exons ATGGGAGAAAAGAGGCAAAATAGTTTATct aaagaagaaattgcaAAGCAGTTCATGCTgccagaaagaaaaagtaaaatagcTACTTTATTAAAGCAAGATGGACAAGCATATTGTATATGCAGAAGTTCTGATAGCTCCCGTTTTATGAT TGGTTGTGATGCATGTGAAGAATGGTATCATGGtgattgtataaatataactgAGAAAGATGCTAAACATATTAAACAGTTTTTCTGTATT cGTTGTAAAGAGGAAGATCCAACATTGATTACACGATACAAACCACGTAAAACAGATCAAGAAGAtcgaaaacataaaaaatataaggaaaaagaacgtgCTCATAGATATGAATATGATGCACCTTGGGATCCAACATTAGTTAAAAAATCGTCTAAACGATGTGGAGAATGTACAGGTTGTCTTCGTACAGAAAATTGTGGAAAATGTGATGCTTGtagacatttaaaaaaatttggtCCTTCTGTACGATTAAAACTTAGATGTATACAAAGAACTTGCAGAGTACTGGGTGATCCACTGAAGCCATCAAAAAGTTTCACCAAAGCTTCAAAGTTCAATAAAAAGCGTAGAAGGGATTCAAGTAATGaaagaatagaatatttaGAAGCACCACGACAATGCTATGGACCTGCTTGTACAAAACAATCACGTCCAGGTAGTAAATATTGTTCAGATGAATGTGGATTAAAGCTTGCTACAAACAGAATTTATCAAGTATTGCCACAACGTATACAAGAGTGGTCATTAACACCATGTATTGCTGAACAGAATAACAGACGTGCTTTAGAATCAGTTAGGAAACAGCAACATGATGTTAGAAGAATACTTCAAGAATTAGATAAAAGACATGCAGAATTAGACAGAATAATAGAACGTGCTAAACATGCATCTATAGATCCACAAACAGAGgttgatgataatgatgatactGAAATGAGCATGTATTGTATTACTTGTGGACATGAGATACATTCGAGGACAGCTATTAAACATAtggaaaaatgttttaataaa TATGAATCACAAGCATCATTTGGCTCCATTTTTAAAACACGTATCGAAGGACAAGTAATGTTTTGTGATTTTTATAATCCTGTGAATAGAACTTATTGCAAAAGATTACGTGTACTTTGTCCCGAACATTGTAAAGATCCAAAAATCAGCGAAACTGAAGTTTGCGGATGTCCGTTGGTTACTAATGTATTTGATGCAACTGGTGAATTCTGTCGCGCTCCAAAGAAGAGTTGTGTTAAACATTATGTTTGGGAAAAACTACGTCGTGCAGAAATAGATATGGAAAGAGTAAGACAATGGTTAAAAATTGATGAACTCGTCGAACAAGAAAGACAAATTAGATCAAATATGGCCACTAGAGCTGGAGTATTGGCTTTGATGTTACATTCTACTTATAATCACGAATTAATGGAACAAATGACTCAAGAACAAAGTAGAGAACAGCTGGAAGCAATGGAAGAAGAACTACAACGTAGATATAATTTACAccaaaaaaaatcaatagaacAAGAAGCATAG
- the LOC127065102 gene encoding metabotropic glutamate receptor-like protein R isoform X2 gives MLDEAFGKPCNVTNVNEDRIDLQNTNDNKINSKRSSLMLMREDSIDSKNKTNNSSSSNETSLDCVKYIDNKLISIEEESVNFSSNHNTIEYTGMYLSRLLKFERKSTERIKNNDIASLEDDNDNSTNNAKFNKDFLRSSVLHDIDENEEKECDDSLHCMDFMKTKLPVNREINIENKFVTKIQSIINSSNNLNFNSSEEKTTDFFNISNNENTVEKKEMFHKRSNLSKRKETKEISLTDDNSIDIDQSTKNKSKFTSKITINLQKSYKRQRQSITLFQIKLSKRTPKLSMNTSNKSTKTIIPHNNVVLEKKQIKHTNISSTNVSNIKKTTKIPKVQQNRAKLFKSREINKKKQMLIPQLILTPASPENRD, from the exons ATGTTGGACGAAGCCTTTGGAAAACCTTGTAACGTAACCAACGTTAATGAAGATAGAATAGATTTGCAAAAtacaaatgataataaaatcaattctaAGCGGTCATCATTAATGTTAATGAGAGAAGATAGTATAGactcgaaaaataaaacgaataattctTCGTCGTCTAACGAGACGTCCTTGGATTGtgtaaaatacatagataataaGTTAATCTCTATAGAAGAAGAATCAGTGAATTTTTCATCTAATCATAATACTATTGAATACACGGGAATGTATTTAAGTAgattattgaaatttgaaCGGAAATCCACTGAACGAATTAAAAACAACGATATTGCGTCGTTGGAagacgataatgataattctACAAATAACGCTAAATTTAATAAGGATTTTTTACGCTCTTCGGTTTTACATGATATAGACGAAAATGAGGAAAAAGAATGTGATGATTCTTTGCACTGTATGGATTTCATGAAAACTAAGTTACCAGTAAATCgagaaattaatatcgaaaataaatttgtaactaaaattcaaagtataataaattcttcaaataatttaaatttcaatagTAGCGAGGAAAAAACTacagatttttttaatatttcgaataacgAAAACactgtagaaaagaaagaaatgtttcatAAAAGATCA AACTTATcaaaaaggaaggaaacgaaagaaatctcTTTGACTGATGATAATTCTATtg atATTGATCAGTCTACGAAGAATAAGTCGAAATTTACCAGTAAAATAACTATAAACTTGCAAAAATCTTACAAAAGACAACGTCAATCTATTACgttgtttcaaataaaattgtcTAAACGTACACCTAAATTATCTATGAATACGAGTAATAAATCGACTAAAACTATTATTCCTCACAATAACGtagtattagaaaaaaaacaaattaaacatacaaatatttcttctacGAACGTATCTAACATAAAGAAAACTACAAAGATCCCGAAAGTTCAACAGAATCGAg caaagttatttaaatcgcgtgaaattaataaaaaaaaacagatgtTGATACCACAATTAATACTCACACCTGCCAGTCCTGAGAATAGGGATTAG
- the LOC127065102 gene encoding myb-like protein F isoform X1, which translates to MLDEAFGKPCNVTNVNEDRIDLQNTNDNKINSKRSSLMLMREDSIDSKNKTNNSSSSNETSLDCVKYIDNKLISIEEESVNFSSNHNTIEYTGMYLSRLLKFERKSTERIKNNDIASLEDDNDNSTNNAKFNKDFLRSSVLHDIDENEEKECDDSLHCMDFMKTKLPVNREINIENKFVTKIQSIINSSNNLNFNSSEEKTTDFFNISNNENTVEKKEMFHKRSNLSKRKETKEISLTDDNSIDIDQSTKNKSKFTSKITINLQKSYKRQRQSITLFQIKLSKRTPKLSMNTSNKSTKTIIPHNNVVLEKKQIKHTNISSTNVSNIKKTTKIPKVQQNRGNHFINISSSFLSKCIFCKFFQTLQKSIFVLSAKLFKSREINKKKQMLIPQLILTPASPENRD; encoded by the exons ATGTTGGACGAAGCCTTTGGAAAACCTTGTAACGTAACCAACGTTAATGAAGATAGAATAGATTTGCAAAAtacaaatgataataaaatcaattctaAGCGGTCATCATTAATGTTAATGAGAGAAGATAGTATAGactcgaaaaataaaacgaataattctTCGTCGTCTAACGAGACGTCCTTGGATTGtgtaaaatacatagataataaGTTAATCTCTATAGAAGAAGAATCAGTGAATTTTTCATCTAATCATAATACTATTGAATACACGGGAATGTATTTAAGTAgattattgaaatttgaaCGGAAATCCACTGAACGAATTAAAAACAACGATATTGCGTCGTTGGAagacgataatgataattctACAAATAACGCTAAATTTAATAAGGATTTTTTACGCTCTTCGGTTTTACATGATATAGACGAAAATGAGGAAAAAGAATGTGATGATTCTTTGCACTGTATGGATTTCATGAAAACTAAGTTACCAGTAAATCgagaaattaatatcgaaaataaatttgtaactaaaattcaaagtataataaattcttcaaataatttaaatttcaatagTAGCGAGGAAAAAACTacagatttttttaatatttcgaataacgAAAACactgtagaaaagaaagaaatgtttcatAAAAGATCA AACTTATcaaaaaggaaggaaacgaaagaaatctcTTTGACTGATGATAATTCTATtg atATTGATCAGTCTACGAAGAATAAGTCGAAATTTACCAGTAAAATAACTATAAACTTGCAAAAATCTTACAAAAGACAACGTCAATCTATTACgttgtttcaaataaaattgtcTAAACGTACACCTAAATTATCTATGAATACGAGTAATAAATCGACTAAAACTATTATTCCTCACAATAACGtagtattagaaaaaaaacaaattaaacatacaaatatttcttctacGAACGTATCTAACATAAAGAAAACTACAAAGATCCCGAAAGTTCAACAGAATCGAggtaatcattttattaatatttcgtcCTCATTTCTaagtaaatgtattttttgtaaattttttcaaactcttcaaaaaagtatttttgttttgtcagcaaagttatttaaatcgcgtgaaattaataaaaaaaaacagatgtTGATACCACAATTAATACTCACACCTGCCAGTCCTGAGAATAGGGATTAG